The following proteins are encoded in a genomic region of Cryptomeria japonica chromosome 11, Sugi_1.0, whole genome shotgun sequence:
- the LOC131076792 gene encoding protein NRT1/ PTR FAMILY 7.2 isoform X1, translating into MSEDSFQMNSRTSEVYNKIMKMDAQHNSSNSIDQFGKHVDVVCTKDQGFGSKKNGEILSEHVDVEEKRKAQHTEDGSVDRFGKPAIKGKTGGWKAAILILVNQGLATLAFFGVGVNMVLFFTRVLQQNNAEAANNVSKWTGTVYMFSLVGAFLSDAYLGRHMTCVLFLVIFVLGIAMLALSAHFFLINPPGCGKVGFNCQHTLPWENGIFYLSIYMVALGSGGYQPSIATFGADQFDEEDTIESASKVSFFSWFYLALNLGSLISNTVLDYLEDNGMWALGFWVSCGAAALSLLIYLWGTPFYRHHRPRGNPLTRFAQVFVAATRNCNVEVAYSKLYELPKKEFGLQGRRMILHSDGFRWLDKAAAMEEPEYSPNLNNKTQEDPWHLCTVTQVEEVKCILRMLPIWLCTIIYSVVFTQMTSLFVEQGTTMNTHLGRFRIPPASMSVFDILSVVTWVMLYRRVLSPFASLITGNPKGLTELQRMGVGLIIGMTAMLAAGLVELERLKRIEKGAGFKPLGILWQVPQYVLIGASEVFMYVGQLEFFNAQAPDGLKSFGSALCMTSISLGNYVSSLLVTIVMDITKRENSPGWIPRNLNRGHMDRFYFLLALLTTIDFGVYVICAKWYRCISLYRNPTIEDLDQELM; encoded by the exons ATGTCTGAGGACAGTTTTCAG ATGAATTCCAGAACAAGTGAAgtttacaacaaaattatgaagATGGATGCTCAGCATAACAGTAGCAATTCAATCGACCAATTCGGGAAGCATGTTGATGTTGTATGCACTAAG GATCAAGGTTTTGGGTCGAAAAAAAATGGAGAAATTCTCTCAGAACACGTTGATGTTGAAGAAAAGAGAAAAGCCCAGCATACTGAAGATGGATCAGTTGATAGATTTGGAAAACCAGCAATCAAAGGCAAAACAGGGGGGTGGAAGGCTGCCATCCTAATATTAG TAAACCAGGGATTGGCAACTCTAGCTTTCTTTGGAGTGGGTGTTAACATGGTCTTGTTTTTTACAAGAGTCCTTCAGCAGAACAATGCAGAAGCAGCAAACAATGTGAGCAAGTGGACTGGAACTGTGTATATGTTTTCTCTTGTTGGAGCCTTTCTTAGCGATGCGTACTTGGGACGCCATATGACCTGTGTTTTGTTCCTAGTTATTTTTGTACTT GGTATAGCAATGCTGGCTCTGTCTGCTCATTTCTTCTTAATAAACCCTCCTGGTTGTGGAAAAGTGGGTTTCAACTGCCAGCATACATTACCATGGGAGAATGGCATATTCTACCTATCCATCTACATGGTGGCCCTGGGGAGCGGAGGATACCAACCTTCCATAGCCACATTTGGAGCAGACCAATTTGATGAAGAAGACACCATAGAATCTGCATCAAAAGTCAGTTTTTTCAGCTGGTTTTATCTGGCCCTTAACTTGGGGTCTCTTATTTCCAACACAGTGCTGGATTACCTGGAAGACAATGGCATGTGGGCATTAGGGTTTTGGGTCTCTTGTGGGGCTGCTGCACTTTCTTTACTGATATACCTGTGGGGTACTCCATTTTACCGTCATCATAGGCCTCGGGGCAATCCTCTCACTCGTTTTGCTCAAGTGTTTGTGGCTGCTACAAGAAATTGTAATGTTGAGGTTGCTTACAGTAAGCTTTATGAACTGCCCAAGAAAGAGTTTGGCCTTCAAGGAAGAAGAATGATTCTGCACAGTGATGGATTCAG GTGGCTTGATAAGGCAGCAGCAATGGAAGAACCAGAATACTCACCTAATCTTAACAACAAAACCCAAGAAGATCCATGGCATTTATGCACAGTAACTCAAGTAGAAGAAGTAAAATGCATACTGAGAATGCTACCCATTTGGCTATGCACCATAATATACTCAGTTGTATTCACACAGATGACATCTCTATTTGTAGAGCAAGGCACCACAATGAACACCCACCTGGGAAGATTCAGAATACCACCAGCTAGCATGTCAGTGTTTGACATTCTGAGTGTGGTCACATGGGTGATGTTATACAGGAGAGTTCTAAGCCCCTTTGCCTCTCTTATCACAGGAAACCCAAAAGGCCTCACAGAGCTCCAGCGCATGGGAGTGGGCTTAATAATTGGCATGACTGCCATGTTAGCAGCTGGTCTTGTGGAGTTGGAGCGCCTTAAGAGAATAGAAAAGGGGGCTGGTTTTAAGCCCCTGGGCATATTGTGGCAAGTCCCACAGTATGTTCTGATAGGTGCTTCTGAGGTTTTTATGTATGTTGGGCAATTGGAGTTTTTCAATGCACAAGCACCAGATGGGCTTAAGAGCTTTGGGAGTGCTCTTTGCATGACTTCAATTTCACTTGGGAACTATGTTAGCAGTTTGTTGGTGACAATTGTGATGGATATTACAAAGAGGGAGAATAGCCCTGGTTGGATACCTAGGAACCTTAACAGAGGTCACATGGACCGTTTCTATTTCTTGTTGGCTTTACTTACAACAATTGACTTTGGAGTCTATGTAATTTGTGCTAAATGGTATAGGTGCATTAGTTTATATAGAAATCCAACTATAGAAGATTTAGACCAAGAGCTCATGTGA
- the LOC131076792 gene encoding protein NRT1/ PTR FAMILY 7.2 isoform X2, producing the protein MNSRTSEVYNKIMKMDAQHNSSNSIDQFGKHVDVVCTKDQGFGSKKNGEILSEHVDVEEKRKAQHTEDGSVDRFGKPAIKGKTGGWKAAILILVNQGLATLAFFGVGVNMVLFFTRVLQQNNAEAANNVSKWTGTVYMFSLVGAFLSDAYLGRHMTCVLFLVIFVLGIAMLALSAHFFLINPPGCGKVGFNCQHTLPWENGIFYLSIYMVALGSGGYQPSIATFGADQFDEEDTIESASKVSFFSWFYLALNLGSLISNTVLDYLEDNGMWALGFWVSCGAAALSLLIYLWGTPFYRHHRPRGNPLTRFAQVFVAATRNCNVEVAYSKLYELPKKEFGLQGRRMILHSDGFRWLDKAAAMEEPEYSPNLNNKTQEDPWHLCTVTQVEEVKCILRMLPIWLCTIIYSVVFTQMTSLFVEQGTTMNTHLGRFRIPPASMSVFDILSVVTWVMLYRRVLSPFASLITGNPKGLTELQRMGVGLIIGMTAMLAAGLVELERLKRIEKGAGFKPLGILWQVPQYVLIGASEVFMYVGQLEFFNAQAPDGLKSFGSALCMTSISLGNYVSSLLVTIVMDITKRENSPGWIPRNLNRGHMDRFYFLLALLTTIDFGVYVICAKWYRCISLYRNPTIEDLDQELM; encoded by the exons ATGAATTCCAGAACAAGTGAAgtttacaacaaaattatgaagATGGATGCTCAGCATAACAGTAGCAATTCAATCGACCAATTCGGGAAGCATGTTGATGTTGTATGCACTAAG GATCAAGGTTTTGGGTCGAAAAAAAATGGAGAAATTCTCTCAGAACACGTTGATGTTGAAGAAAAGAGAAAAGCCCAGCATACTGAAGATGGATCAGTTGATAGATTTGGAAAACCAGCAATCAAAGGCAAAACAGGGGGGTGGAAGGCTGCCATCCTAATATTAG TAAACCAGGGATTGGCAACTCTAGCTTTCTTTGGAGTGGGTGTTAACATGGTCTTGTTTTTTACAAGAGTCCTTCAGCAGAACAATGCAGAAGCAGCAAACAATGTGAGCAAGTGGACTGGAACTGTGTATATGTTTTCTCTTGTTGGAGCCTTTCTTAGCGATGCGTACTTGGGACGCCATATGACCTGTGTTTTGTTCCTAGTTATTTTTGTACTT GGTATAGCAATGCTGGCTCTGTCTGCTCATTTCTTCTTAATAAACCCTCCTGGTTGTGGAAAAGTGGGTTTCAACTGCCAGCATACATTACCATGGGAGAATGGCATATTCTACCTATCCATCTACATGGTGGCCCTGGGGAGCGGAGGATACCAACCTTCCATAGCCACATTTGGAGCAGACCAATTTGATGAAGAAGACACCATAGAATCTGCATCAAAAGTCAGTTTTTTCAGCTGGTTTTATCTGGCCCTTAACTTGGGGTCTCTTATTTCCAACACAGTGCTGGATTACCTGGAAGACAATGGCATGTGGGCATTAGGGTTTTGGGTCTCTTGTGGGGCTGCTGCACTTTCTTTACTGATATACCTGTGGGGTACTCCATTTTACCGTCATCATAGGCCTCGGGGCAATCCTCTCACTCGTTTTGCTCAAGTGTTTGTGGCTGCTACAAGAAATTGTAATGTTGAGGTTGCTTACAGTAAGCTTTATGAACTGCCCAAGAAAGAGTTTGGCCTTCAAGGAAGAAGAATGATTCTGCACAGTGATGGATTCAG GTGGCTTGATAAGGCAGCAGCAATGGAAGAACCAGAATACTCACCTAATCTTAACAACAAAACCCAAGAAGATCCATGGCATTTATGCACAGTAACTCAAGTAGAAGAAGTAAAATGCATACTGAGAATGCTACCCATTTGGCTATGCACCATAATATACTCAGTTGTATTCACACAGATGACATCTCTATTTGTAGAGCAAGGCACCACAATGAACACCCACCTGGGAAGATTCAGAATACCACCAGCTAGCATGTCAGTGTTTGACATTCTGAGTGTGGTCACATGGGTGATGTTATACAGGAGAGTTCTAAGCCCCTTTGCCTCTCTTATCACAGGAAACCCAAAAGGCCTCACAGAGCTCCAGCGCATGGGAGTGGGCTTAATAATTGGCATGACTGCCATGTTAGCAGCTGGTCTTGTGGAGTTGGAGCGCCTTAAGAGAATAGAAAAGGGGGCTGGTTTTAAGCCCCTGGGCATATTGTGGCAAGTCCCACAGTATGTTCTGATAGGTGCTTCTGAGGTTTTTATGTATGTTGGGCAATTGGAGTTTTTCAATGCACAAGCACCAGATGGGCTTAAGAGCTTTGGGAGTGCTCTTTGCATGACTTCAATTTCACTTGGGAACTATGTTAGCAGTTTGTTGGTGACAATTGTGATGGATATTACAAAGAGGGAGAATAGCCCTGGTTGGATACCTAGGAACCTTAACAGAGGTCACATGGACCGTTTCTATTTCTTGTTGGCTTTACTTACAACAATTGACTTTGGAGTCTATGTAATTTGTGCTAAATGGTATAGGTGCATTAGTTTATATAGAAATCCAACTATAGAAGATTTAGACCAAGAGCTCATGTGA